The Anabrus simplex isolate iqAnaSimp1 chromosome 1, ASM4041472v1, whole genome shotgun sequence genome window below encodes:
- the LOC136884574 gene encoding SH3 domain-binding glutamic acid-rich protein homolog, with protein sequence MVVKVYVSGISGNKEVKKHQQRVLMILDSKSIAYETIDITEPGKEEEKEFMQQNSKARDSKYPLPPQLFNNEEYCGDYEEFDLANENDELDKFLKVTPSVSKAEITLEKSEISASERKSLIENGEVNGTSSSRENSSEKETSAKSEPREETEDGEEDGEE encoded by the exons ATGGTTGTGAAGGTGTATGTTTCTGGAATATCTGGAAATAAAGAG GTTAAAAAGCACCAGCAGAGAGTTCTTATGATACTGGATAGTAAGAGCATTGCATATGAGACTATAGACATTACAGAACCagggaaagaagaagagaaagaatttaTGCAACAAAACAGCAAAGCAAGGGATTCCAAATATCCACTTCCACCTCAATTGTTCAATAACGAAGAGTACTGTGGT GATTATGAGGAGTTTGATTTGGCCAATGAGAATGATGAACTGGATAAATTTCTGAAAGTCACACCAAGTGTTTCAAAAGCAGAAATCACATTGGAAAAGTCTGAGATATCTGCATCTGAAAGGAAGAGTTTGATAGAAAATGGTGAAGTTAATGGGACAAGTTCAAGCCGAGAG AATTCCTCGGAGAAAGAAACCAGTGCCAAAAGTGAACCAAGAGAGGAGACAGAAGATGGTGAGGAAGATGGAGAGGAATAG